The Thermoflexus hugenholtzii JAD2 genomic interval AGCGGAGCGCCTTCGGCCAACGGTTGGCCTGCGCCGATGGGGAGAGGTCCTCATCAACGGGCCGAAGGAAGTCGCTGCGGCGGAAGCCGATCTACGTTCAGATTCCCGCGCTCAGGAAGGTCTTCACGGCTGCAGGAAGGCCTCGGATCCGACCTTCCGTCGCGGCGAAAGCCGCTCCTACGAAGAAGGGAGCCGTCCACGAATCCGATCCGCGAACGCACGAATGCCGCTTTCGGAGCGAGGAAGGTCGCGGCGGAACCTCCTACAGGAAGATCATTTTTGTAGGAGGGGCTTTCGCCCCGAACTTTCTGCTTCGGTGGCGGGAAGGGTCGCGGTGAAGGCTGCTCCGGCAATCCCAAGCCTATGGTTCTCGATGACACAAGGTCGCGGCTAAAGCCGCTCCTACTTTTGTAGGAGGGGCTTTCGCTTTAGCCCCGAACGCTCGTCTTCGAGGGCGCGAGGGTCGCGGCGGAGGTCCCTCTGATCACGATGGGGAGATCAACGACCAGATGCGGTTGCGCACGCATATCGTCGTGGGGACTGTCTGGGGCTTTGGGGTGGGTGGGCCGCTGGGGGGCGCCCTGGGCGCCTTTGCCGGCGCCGTCCCGGATGTGGATCTCGATGTCGGCTCGGTGGGGCGGGGGGCGCGGGCGCTGGGTGCGCTGGCCATCGCCAGCGGAGTGCTGGGAGGCTATCTCCTGCGCTCGCCGTGGATGGCGGGCGCAGGCCTGGGCGCCGGCTTCCTGCTGTGGGCGCTGGTCCGCCTGCCCCATCGGGGCCCCACGCATTCGCTGGCCATGGCGGGTCTCTGGAGTCTGCTGGGCGCGCTGCTCCTGCGGGATCCCGGCCTGGCCGGGGCGTGGGCGGGGGGCTATCTCTCCCACTTGTTGCTGGACGCCCTCACGCCCCAGGGCATCCCCTGGCTCTGGCCGCTCACCAGCGCGCGTCTGCGCCTGGCACGCTGGCCCACCGGATCCCTGTGGGATCACGGGATCCTGTGGCTCAGCGGGCTCGCCGGGCTGGGGCTTTTGGGCTGGCATCTGCTGGGAGGATAAAGCAGGGGGAGGATCGAGGATGTCGGATGCGCCGGCTCTCCCTCCGATCTGTGATTACGAGGAGACCGATTACGAGGCCTTCTGGCGGGCAGGCCGGGCGTATGAGGACCTGGCGGAGCGGATCGCGCTGCGCGCCCTGTTGCCGCCACGGGGCCGACGCCTGGTGGAGATCGGCGCGGGCTTCGGGCGCCTCGCCGATCTTTACGCAGGCTACGAGGAAGTTTACCTTCTGGACTACGCGCGGTCGCAGGTCGAGGCGGCCCGGCGGCGCTGGGGCCATGATCCACGGTTCCGCTTCGTGGTCGGCGACCTCTACCGCCTGCCTTTCATGCCCGGATCCTTCGACGTCATCGTCATGGTCCGGGTGATCCATCACGTCCGGGATGTGCCCCGGGCGTTGCGGGAGATCCACGAGGTCCTGCGGCCGGGCGGGGTTTTCATCCTGGAGTTCGCGAACAAGCGGAACCTGAAGGCCATCCTCCGTTATGTGGTTGGCGCCCAATCCTGGTCGCCGTTCTCACCGGAGCCGGTGGAGTTTGCTCCGTTGCATTTCGATTTTCATCCGGCCTGGATGCGCGCCCGGCTGGAGGAGGCGGGCTTCCAGATCCAGCGGGAGCGGGCGGTGTCCCATTTCCGACATCCGTGGTTGAAGCGCCTGATCCCTGCGCCCGCGCTGGCCAGGATGGACGGATGGGTGCAGGGGATCGGGGCCCTCTGGAGGCTGACCCCCAGCCTCTTCGTTCGAGCGGAGGCCGGGCTCGTGGAGCGCGCCATGGGCGAGGGAT includes:
- a CDS encoding metal-dependent hydrolase — protein: MRLRTHIVVGTVWGFGVGGPLGGALGAFAGAVPDVDLDVGSVGRGARALGALAIASGVLGGYLLRSPWMAGAGLGAGFLLWALVRLPHRGPTHSLAMAGLWSLLGALLLRDPGLAGAWAGGYLSHLLLDALTPQGIPWLWPLTSARLRLARWPTGSLWDHGILWLSGLAGLGLLGWHLLGG
- a CDS encoding class I SAM-dependent methyltransferase, which produces MSDAPALPPICDYEETDYEAFWRAGRAYEDLAERIALRALLPPRGRRLVEIGAGFGRLADLYAGYEEVYLLDYARSQVEAARRRWGHDPRFRFVVGDLYRLPFMPGSFDVIVMVRVIHHVRDVPRALREIHEVLRPGGVFILEFANKRNLKAILRYVVGAQSWSPFSPEPVEFAPLHFDFHPAWMRARLEEAGFQIQRERAVSHFRHPWLKRLIPAPALARMDGWVQGIGALWRLTPSLFVRAEAGLVERAMGEGFWRCPLCRRPAREEEAAVVCPEGHRWPREGSLYRMREGI